CAAGAACTGTAAAATTGTAGGACTGGATTTTTCAAAATGTAACGATTTTATATTCAGTATTGGATTCGAGAATTGTTACCTTTCGTATTGCATATTCTCGGATATGGACCTTGAGAACACTGAGTTTCTCGACTGTCAGGTTAATGATTGTGATTTTGTAAATACTAGCCTTAAAAACACAAACTTTGAAGGTTCTGACCTTACAAACAGTCTTTTCAGGAAAACTAATATGAGTAACGCATCTTTCAGGAATGCGAGGAATTATTCTATCGACCCGAACAACAATTTCCTCAAGAAGACGAAATTCTCAATTCCTGAAGTTATCTCGCTGTTAAGCGTTTATGATATCGAGATCGAATGACCATACAATTAATTATTTTTATAATATATTATCTAATATGATAAAAAGGTAGAAATAGTATACCTTCTATTTTTAATTCACAGTTTAATTTACAAGCCTGGATTTTTAAGTGGGTAAAAACATGAAAACAACATACAAGATAGCAGGTGGTCTCTTATTATCATTTATCATCCTGTATGTGATACTTCCTTTTTTGATCGTTGGAACTCCAACTCCTTTCTATCAGATCAAGAATACAGATACTGTAGGTCATAAGGTTACAGTTGAGATCTTTGACCCACAAAATGAATCCATTCATAAAAAGGATTATTATCTGGAACCAGGTGAAGCTTTTAAAAAAGCCAAACCTCCTGTTCTTATTGCTAAGACCTATTTTATTGATGACGAATGTGGATGCCGCGTTAAAAGCATTCTTGACGACAACTCTTCTGTATACCTTACCATTGACTATAATCCATGGAATGAGCCTTACATTTTCATTTCAGAGAACGGATTTGCTATGAAAGAACATAGTGTCTGTTCTGAATAATGGATGAATGGATTTTTAGATTTTTCAGGATTTTAATTACGAAAGATACTTACTAAATATGTTAGCCTTTGCCATTAAAAAACAGCAAGAAGATGAGACTCAAACATAAAAGCTTATGAATGAGTATGAATACATGTTTAGGAAAATAGTTACAAATTTAATAAGATCAACAAATTCCCATATTTAGTTCAATTTTCAAGGATAGGACATTGATGCTTTTAAGGTGGGTTGAACTTGAAGAAAAAACAGCTTATAGACGTAATATTTGCCTCTGAGAAAAGAAAAAAAGTCCTCCTTATGTTAAAGGATGGACCTCAGGAAATGAAGTTTCTCTTAGAGGAGCTTGACACCAACAGGGCGGCACTTCTTCCCCAGATCAGGATTCTTGAAGACCATTCCCTTGTGTACCAGTCTGGGGATTCTTATGGGCTGACAATTATCGGTAAAATTGTTGTTGACGAGATGAAACCTTTCCTTGATACAATCGAATCACTTAACAAACACAGCCATTATCTGAGCACACATAATACAGAGTCGCTTCCTGATCATCTTTTTGAGCGCATCAGTGAGTTAAGACATTGCCAGATCGTAGAGCCAAGCCTTGTAAACACATATGAGATAAACAGGGAATTCTTTGAAAAAGCAAAAAGCTCAGGATCACTTCGATTTATTTTCACTTTCCTGCATCCGACCTTTCCGGAAATACTTTCCCATTACCTTGTGAGGAATATCGATATTTCCATTATACTCACCCAGGATCTGTTAGATAAGATCAAAACGGATCTTCCGGAAAAGTTTAAACGAGCTCTTGTTCACGACAGGATGAAGTTTTACGTTTACAGGAAAGACATTAAGATAGCATCCCTTTCAATAAGTGACGATTGTTTTGTCCTGAGGTTGCTTTTCAATAATAATGAGTTCAGCAGCAAACAGGTGTACTGTTGCCATCATGAAGCTTACAAATGGAGCCAGGATCTTTTTGACCATTTCATGAAAGATGCTGAAAGGATCACAGGTATATAATCATTGTCAACACATCTGAAGGTTACATACTATGACAAAAGACTTGCTTGATGTTATTTTTGCTTCAGATAAAAGAAAGAACGTACTTCTGATGCTGCATGACGGACAAAAGGACATGCCATTTCTGCTTGCGGGTCTAAATACCACACGTCCGGCGTTGTTACCACAGATCAAGATCCTGAAAAAAAACAATCTTATTTATCAATCGGGTGATAGTTACGGACTGACAAATATTGGTAAGACCGTGGTGGATGAGCTGACATCATTCCTGAACACTATAGATACTCTGGATGAGATCAATGGTTACCTGACCACACACAAAATAGAAGGGATTCCTGAAGATTTCCTGAAAAGGATAAGCGAGATACGGGGATGTCAGGTCGTTGAACCGAGCCTGGTCAATGCACATGAGCTGAATGCAGATCATTTTAAAATTGGAATAGAATCAAAAGCGATTTATTTTGTATTCACTTTCATGCACCCTTCATGTCCCTGGATTTTGCAGCAACTTGCTGATAAGAATATACATCTTGAAATGATTTTCACCAAAGACCTTGTAGATGTATTAATTGAAGGGTGGAAGGATGAATTCAGTCATTACCTTGGTTATGATAATCTAAAATTCTATACATATGAAAA
The sequence above is a segment of the uncultured Methanolobus sp. genome. Coding sequences within it:
- a CDS encoding pentapeptide repeat-containing protein — encoded protein: MEYQNGEFEEETFKGTDLSDGSFRNTKFIECVFENCKLSNVDLNNSRLQDVRFKNCKIVGLDFSKCNDFIFSIGFENCYLSYCIFSDMDLENTEFLDCQVNDCDFVNTSLKNTNFEGSDLTNSLFRKTNMSNASFRNARNYSIDPNNNFLKKTKFSIPEVISLLSVYDIEIE
- a CDS encoding winged helix-turn-helix domain-containing protein, whose amino-acid sequence is MKKKQLIDVIFASEKRKKVLLMLKDGPQEMKFLLEELDTNRAALLPQIRILEDHSLVYQSGDSYGLTIIGKIVVDEMKPFLDTIESLNKHSHYLSTHNTESLPDHLFERISELRHCQIVEPSLVNTYEINREFFEKAKSSGSLRFIFTFLHPTFPEILSHYLVRNIDISIILTQDLLDKIKTDLPEKFKRALVHDRMKFYVYRKDIKIASLSISDDCFVLRLLFNNNEFSSKQVYCCHHEAYKWSQDLFDHFMKDAERITGI
- a CDS encoding winged helix-turn-helix domain-containing protein is translated as MTKDLLDVIFASDKRKNVLLMLHDGQKDMPFLLAGLNTTRPALLPQIKILKKNNLIYQSGDSYGLTNIGKTVVDELTSFLNTIDTLDEINGYLTTHKIEGIPEDFLKRISEIRGCQVVEPSLVNAHELNADHFKIGIESKAIYFVFTFMHPSCPWILQQLADKNIHLEMIFTKDLVDVLIEGWKDEFSHYLGYDNLKFYTYEKEIGISSLTVTDTTFQLRLLFNNNEFSNKQIISMSPQGRQWGKELYDHYLKDAKPITHI